A genome region from Streptomyces xanthophaeus includes the following:
- a CDS encoding phosphatase PAP2 family protein, with amino-acid sequence MTSVPAAAPGAAGKPWWLPALPALACSMLLAALVVSACAAHGTPFGVDEALHRWALEHRSRWAVGLAVAVTVTGSGVPAYVLAALAGAMTVRARRWRGALAGALALVSVQLPRIALASWLARPRPPADEWAWSADGYAMPSGHTTTSAAVAVLLTAGVYRAVRGPARRPLLVIPALWAAAVGVSRVYLGMHWPTDVLAGWLLTTLWAGLLGMFLILLRRRKSGAVPSNEGEGT; translated from the coding sequence ATGACCTCCGTCCCCGCTGCCGCACCCGGCGCCGCCGGCAAGCCGTGGTGGCTGCCCGCCCTGCCGGCGCTGGCGTGCTCGATGCTGCTGGCGGCGCTGGTCGTGTCGGCCTGCGCGGCGCACGGCACACCGTTCGGGGTGGACGAGGCCCTGCACCGCTGGGCACTGGAACACCGCTCGCGCTGGGCGGTCGGCTTGGCCGTGGCGGTCACCGTGACGGGCAGCGGAGTGCCCGCCTACGTGCTGGCGGCGCTCGCCGGGGCCATGACCGTCAGGGCCCGGCGCTGGCGCGGGGCACTGGCGGGTGCCCTGGCACTGGTGTCGGTGCAACTGCCGCGCATCGCCCTGGCGTCGTGGCTCGCCCGGCCCCGGCCGCCGGCCGACGAGTGGGCGTGGTCGGCCGACGGGTACGCCATGCCCTCGGGGCACACCACGACCTCCGCGGCCGTGGCGGTCCTCCTCACCGCCGGGGTGTACCGAGCGGTGCGGGGCCCGGCGCGGCGGCCGCTCCTGGTGATACCGGCGCTGTGGGCGGCGGCCGTGGGCGTCAGCCGTGTCTACCTCGGCATGCACTGGCCCACCGATGTCCTGGCGGGGTGGCTGCTGACCACCCTGTGGGCCGGGCTGCTCGGGATGTTCCTGATTCTCCTCCGGCGCCGGAAGTCCGGTGCCGTCCCGTCGAACGAAGGTGAAGGCACGTGA